The Salinirubellus salinus genome segment CCGCCGCCCTCTGGGAGGGCCCCGGCAAGGTCGCGTTCACGCTCGTCCTCGCGGTGGTGCTCGCCGGCCTCGGTCTCGGTATCGGCTCCGGACTCGTCCGCGCCGCCGCGTTCGGTCTCCGCGAGGCCGGCGTCGCCATCACCCCTGCCCGTGCCATCCTGCTCTCGACCGTCCTCCTCCAGGGGGTGGCGTTCGGTGGTGTCTCGCTCGTCTACCTCCGTGTCCGGAACCTCTCGGTCCGCGAGTGGGTCGGCGTCTCCATCCCGGACCTCCGCGGGTGGCTCACGGTCGTCTCCGGGTGGATACTCGCGTTCCTCGGCGCGATGACGATGGTGTTCGTCGTCGTCCTCACGGGACTGGACCCGGCGGCCAACCAGACGAGCCAACTCGGGACGGCCGACCCGCTCGTGTTCGCGCTACTCGTCCCAATCTCCTTCCTCCTCATCGGCCCCGGCGAGGAACTGCTGTTTCGAGGCGTCATCCAGAACGCGATGGTCGAGAACCTCGGCCGGGTGCCCGGCATCCTGCTGGCCACGCTCCTGTTCGCCGCCGCGCACGTCTTCTCGCTCACCGGGCCGCTGACCGGCCGAGCGACGACCGTGTTCCTGCTGATGGTGCCGGGGCTGGTGCTCGCGGTCACCTACGACTACACGAAGAACATCGTCGTCCCCTCGCTGGTCCACGGGGCCTACAACGCCACGCTGTTCGCGCTGGCGTTCTTCGGGACCGTATTCGGGGGCTGACTCCGGCAGCGACGCTGCCGGGTGAGGCAGAGGCAAGCCGGAACGTCGGTCGACGGCGGGTCGCGCGCGCTCAGGGACTACTCCTCGGGGACGCCCCAGTTCCGGCGCTCGGTGGGGCGCTCGCCCAGCGCCATCACGTCGAGCGGCTCGTCCTCCGTCTCGATGGCCTCCAGTGCCGCGCGGGCCGACGGGACGGTCGAGAAGTAGGTGACGACCTCCTCGACGGCGACCTCCAGCACGTCGCGGTCACGCGAGAGGATGAAGTCGATCTCGCCACGCTGGACGGCGTCGGCCGGGTCGTCCCAGTCCTCGGGGGTCGTCACGTCGAAGTGGCGCTCGGCGACCTCGAGGATGCTGTCGAGGTTCTCGTCGGACTGCGAGAGGCCGCGCAGGCTCTCGAGGTCCACGAGCGCGGTGCCCTCCGTGGGGATGGGTTTGCCGACGGAGTCCTGCGACTTGAGGTAGGCCTTGCCGAACGAGCGGGCCGTCCCCATCACCTCGCCGGTGGACTTCATCTCCGGGCCGAGACGCGGGTCCGAGCCCGGCAGGCGGTCGAACGGGAGGACGACCTCCTTCACCGAGACGTGCTCGGGAATCTGCTCGTGGGCCTTGAGCTCCGAGAGCGAGGCGCCGGCCATCACCTTCGCCGCGAGCTTGGCGATTGGGACACCCGTCGCCTTCGAGACGAACGGCACCGTGCGCGAGGAGCGCGGGTTCGCCTCCAGGACGTACACCTCTCCCTCGCGGACGGCGAGCTGGACGTTCAGCAGGCCGACGGTGTCCAGTGCGCGGGCGATGTCCAGTGTGACCTCGCGGACGCGCTCGAGCGTCTCCTGCGAGAGCGACCGCGGGGGGATCATGCAGGCCGAGTCGCCGGAGTGGACCCCGGCCGTCTCGACGTGCTCCATGACGCCGCCGATGAGGACGTCCTCGCCGTCGGCGACCGCGTCAACGTCCAGCTCCACGGCGTCGGCGAGGAAGTCGTCGACGAGGATGGGTTTGTCCGGCGAGACGCGCACCGCCTCCTCGATGTACTCCTTCAGCTCCTCGTCGGAGAACACCACGTCCATCGCGCGCCCGCCGAGGACGTACGAGGGGCGGACGAGGACGGGGTAGCCGATGTCGTTGGCGAGGTCGAGCGCCTCGGCCTCGCTGGTCGCGGTGCCACCCTCGGGCTGCGCGATGCCGAGGTCGTCCATCAGGCGGTTGAACCGGTCGCGGTCCTCTGCGAGGTCCATCGCGTCGACCGAGGTACCGAGCACCGAGCAGTCGAGGTCACGGCGCTCCAGTTCCCGTTCGAGCGGTTCGCCGATGTTGACGGAGGTCTGGCCGCCGAACTGGACCATCACGCCGTCTGCGTTCGTCGTCTCGATGACGTCGGCCACCTCCTCGGCCGTGATGGGTTCGAAGAACAGGCCGTCGGAGGTGTCGTAGTCCGTCGAGACGGTCTCGGGGTTGTTGTTGACGACGTGGGCGTCGATACCCTGCTCGCGCAGGGCGCGCACGGCGTGGACCGCGCAGTAGTCGAACTCGACGCCCTGCCCGATGCGGATGGGACCGCCGCCGACCACGACGACGCTGTCGACGTCCTCGTCGACGCGCACCTCGTTGCGAGCGATATCCGAGAGGGGGTCGCGGGCTGAGTAGTAGTACGGCGTCGTGGCCTCGAACTCGCCGGCGCAGGTGTCGACCTGCTTGAACCGACGGGCGGTCGACTGCTCCTCGACGTCGGTGACGGGGCCGCCCGCCGGGTCACCGATGCTCGCCACCTGCGCGACGGTCGCGTCGCCCGCGGCGAGCGCGGCGACTTGGTGGTCCGTGTAGCCGAGGTCGGTCGCCTGCGCGAAGTTGCCCTCCTGTGCCGCGGCGGCGCCCTCGGCGACGTTGGCGAACCGCTCGACGTACCACTCGTGGATGTCGGTGAGTTCGACCACGCGGTCGACCGTGTAGCCCCGGTCGAACGCCTCGAACATCGCGTACGGCCGGTCGGGCGAGGGGTTGACGAGCAGGTCGTCCAGCCCCGAGTTCGACAGCTCGCCCCAGTCGACGGCCGGGTCGTACTCGCTCGACCGGAGGGCCTTCAGCAGCGACTCCTCGAACGTCCGACCGATGGCCATCGCCTCGCCCGTGGACTTCATGGCCGTCCCGAGGGTGAAGTCCACGTCGGTGAACTTGTCCTTCGGCCAGCGCGGGACCTTCGTCACGACGTAGTCGATTGCCGGCTCGAACGCCGCCGTGGTCTCGCCGGTGATCTCGTTCTGGATCTCGTGGAGGCGCTTGCCGAGTGCGACCTTCGCCGTCACGCGGGCGATGGGGTAGCCGGTCGCCTTCGAGGCGAGCGCCGAGGAACGGGAGACGCGCGGGTTCACCTCGACGACGCGGTACTCCCCACCGGGCGTGCCGTCGTCCCGCCACGCGTGCTGGATGTTACAGCCGCCCTGGATGCCGAGTTCGCGGATGACCTTCAGCGCCGAGTCCCGCATCTCCTGGTGGCCCTCGTCCGGGATGACCTGCGAGGGCGTGACGACCGTGGACTCCCCCGTGTGGATGCCCATCGGGTCGATGTTCTCCATGTTGCAGATGATGATGCAGGAGTCGTCCGCGTCGCGCATCACCTCGTACTCCAGTTCGACCCACCCGGAGATGGACTCGGTGATGAGCACCTCGGAGTTGCGCGAGAGGCGCAGGCCCTTCCGGACGCGCTCGACGAGTTCCTCCATCTCCTCCACGACGCCCGACCCGCTCCCGCCGAGCGTGTAGGTCGTCCGGGAGATGACGGGGAGGCCACCGACCTCCTCGACGGCGTCCTCGACCTTCTGCCGGAAGCTCTCCTCGTCGAAGTCCGTCACGGACTCACCCTCGTCGAGCGAGATGGTGGTCGAGGCCGGGACGGGTTCGCCGATCTTCTCCATCCGCTGGCGGAACAGGTCGCGGTCCTCCGTCGCGTAGATGGTGTCCAGCGGCGTCCCCATGATGTCCACGTCGAACTCGTCGAGGACGCCCTCCTCGGCGAGCTCGGCGGTGACGTTGAGGCCGGTCTGGCCGCCCAGACCGGCGATGACGCCGTCCGGGCGCTCCTTCTCGATGATCTCCGCGATGGCCTCGACGGTGATTGGCTCGACGTACACCTTGTCGGCCATCTCCGGGTCCGTCATTATGGTCGCGGGGTTCGAGTTGACGAGGACGACTCGGGCGCCCTCCTCTTGCAGCGCCCGGCACGCCTGTGCGCCGGAGTAGTCGAACTCCGCTGCCTGTCCGATCTGAATCGGGCCGCTCCCGATCAGGAGGATGGTACGGTCCTCGGTCGAGAGGTCCTCGTCGGTCATTACTCGGGCCGAGTCAGCACATCGTAATAAGCCCGACGAAACGCTACGAGATTCGTAAGCGAATTTCGAATATCGAATCGAGCAATCGTTACCGCTGCAGACCGTCCCGTCACCCTCCGTCGGGGAAGAAGAGCGTCGCCTCCTCGTGTTCCACGACGAACGAGGTCTGGTCGAGGGTCCGCAACCGCGTCGCGAGATGGCCTACCGACTCAGCCGCCGCCTGCAGGTCCGGAAGCGCAGCGTGGCGGTAGTACAGCGGGACGACCGCAACCCGCTCGCGCGAGGTGTCCTCCAGTGCGACGGCCGTGAACACCACGCCAGCCGCCGAGCCGACGAACACTTGGTAGCTGTCGACGCCGTCCTCAAGCAGGTCGGTCAGTTCACGGAACTGGTCGTCGGGGACCAGTACGTCGAAGCCCGGGAGGTCCCGGTCGACAGTGACACCTCCCGTATCGAGTTCGAGGGCTGTCCAGCCTCGTTCGCGGTACTCGTCGGCCGTTGCACCCACGTCTGCCACCAGTGCGTCCCAGTGCTCGACCGCACCGCTGAGAGGGTGGCCGCCAGAGACGTCCATCTCGTGAGTGGGAGCGACGCACACGCAAAAGCGTTGTCCGTTCCGGTCAGTCGTCCTGCCCGGTGGGCGCCACCCCTTCCAGTGGCTCGCTCTCCCAGTAGGGGTGGTCCTCGTCCACCCTGAAGCACGCCGCGCGCTGCCCGCCTCCCACGTCGTAGTCGCCTGGGTCCTCCTGCCGGCAGGCCTCCCGGGCGTAGGGACACCGCGTGTGGAACCGACAGCCTGCGGGTGGGTCGCGCGGCGAGGGGACGTCCCCTTCGAGCGCGTCGACCCGGCGGCCGTACTCCTCGGTCGAGGCCCGCGGGACGCTCTCCAGCAACGCCTGTGTGTAGGGGTGCTGTGGGTCCTCGAAGATGTCGTCGACAGGCCCCGTCTCGACGATGCGCCCGAGGTACATCACCGCCACGCGGTCGGAGATGTGCCGGACGACCGAGAGGTCGTGCGCGATGAACAGGTAGGTCAGCCCGAACTCCGTCTGGAGGTCCTCCAGCAGGTTCAGGACCTGTGCTTGGACGCTGACGTCCAGCGCCGAGACCGGTTCGTCGAGGACGACGAACTCCGGCTCGAGCGCAAGCGCCCGCGCGATACCGACACGCTGTCGCTGGCCGCCGCTGAACTCGTGTGGGTAGCGGTCGACCTGTGCTGCCGACAGTCCCACCCGCTCGAGGAGGTCCTTCGCACGCTGGCGTCGCTCGGCGCGACCGGCGATTCCGTGGATGTCCAGCGGTTCGGTGATGATGTCGCCGACGGTCATTCGGGGGTCGAGGCTGGAGAACGGGTCCTGGAAGACGACCTGTGCCCGCCGCCGGAACTGTCGGAGTTCGGCGTCGCTCATCGCCAGCAGGTCCTCACCGTCGAACGTGACGGTGCCGTCAGTGGCATCGCGGAGTCGAAGTACCGTCTCGCCGGTTGTGGACTTCCCACAGCCCGACTCGCCGACCAGGCCGAGGGTCTCTCCCTCCTCGACGTGGAACGAGACGCCGTCGACGGCCTTTACGCTAACCGGGTCGCGGCCGAGGGCCCGGTCGATGAGCGTGTCCCGCTCGAAGTAGTACTTCCGGAGGTTCTCGACCTCCAGTAGCGCTCGGTCCTCTGGTCCGCCGCTCCCGTTGCCCGCCTCGTCGGTGCCGAACTCGAACCCATCCTCCTCGCTCACTCCGACTCACCTCCGTCCCCGAAACGGTCCGAGGAGAGTGCGTCTGCCGGGTCGTAGTTACGCTCGGCGAGCACGCAACGGGTGCGGTGTTCCGGGCCGTCACCCACGTCGAACTCGGGGGGTTTCTCCAGACAGTCGACCATCGCCTTCGGACACCGGTCGGCGAAGTAACAGCGGTCACCCATCTCCGAGTCCAGCAGCCCCGGCACGTTCCCCTCGATGGGCTGGAGCCGCGGGCGCGGGTCCTGTAGGTCCGGGATGGAGCCCAGTAGCCCCTGCGTGTAGGGGTGGGTAGGGTTGTCGAACACGTCGGCGAGGCTCCCCCGCTCGACCACCTCGCCAGCGTACATCACGCAGACCCGATCGCACATCCGGGCGACGACGCCGAGGTCGTGGGTGATGAGCACGATGCTCATCCCGCGGTCGTCCTGGATTTCACGCAGCAGTTCGAGAATCTGTGCTTGGATGGTCACGTCTAGCGCTGTCGTCGGCTCGTCGGCGATGAGCAGGTCCGGTTCACCCGCGAGCGCCTGCGCTATCATCGCGCGCTGGAGCATCCCACCGGAGAACTGGTGTGGGTACTCTTCGGCCCGCTCCGCGGGGTCCGGGATACCGACCTGCGAGAGGAGGTCTATCGCACGATCCATGCTCTCCTCGTCGACGTAACTCCGCCCCGGGACCAGTCCGTCGACGATGTAGTTCACCAGGCCGTACCCCTGTGTCCGCGACCGCGTCGATCGCGGGTTCGACCGCGCCCGACGCTGGACCTCCACCGCTTCGGCGATCTGTTCGCCGACGGTGATAGAGGGGTTGAAACTGCTCATCGGGTCCTGGAAGATGGTGCTGAACGCCGGCCCACGGAGCGCGCGCCGGACCCCCTTCGGGACGGTCCGGAGGTCGACGTGGTCGCCGTCGATGCCCACGTCCGGGTCGTCGCCGAACTCCGCTGCGAGGTCCGGATTACGGTACCACACCTCGCCGTCGGTGACCCGACCGGGACTCTCGATTAGGTCGATGACCGAGAGCGCGGTCACGGACTTGCCGGAGCCTGACTCGCCCACGATGCCGAGTATCTCGTTGTCGCGGACGTCGAAGGAGACCCCCTCGACCGCGTTCACCTGCCCCTCTTCAGTGAAGAACCGGGTCTTCAGATTACGTACCCTGAGCAGATCGGTGTCGCCCACGGTCCGCTGAACAGTGGTCTCGCGGCTCACGCGCCACCTCCCTCGCCCTCGATACCGGGGTCGAGGGCGTCGCGCAGCCAGTCACCGAGCAGATTGATGCCGACGACCGAGAGCACGATGGCGAGACCGGGCATCGTGGCGATCCACCACTGGCCGGAGGTGATGTAGTCACGCCCCTGCGAGATGTCGAACCCCCACGAGAGGGTGGTCCCGGAGAACCCCAGGAAGGAGAGCGCACTCTCCAACAGGATGATGGCGGCTATCTGTATCGTGCCGAGGACGAGTATCGGAGTGATGGCGTTCGGAAGCACGTGTGAGCGGATGATGCGCCCGTTCTTGGCCCCGAGCGCGCGGGCGGCCTTGACGTACTCTTGTTCACGCAACGAGAGCGCCTCGCCGCGCGCGACGCGGGCGAACCAGACCCAGTTCACCAGCCCCACGACGATGATCACGGTCCCCGGCAGGGTGAACGTCTCCGGCATCTCACTCGCGAACCCGACTGCGACGAACGGATCCGGTATCGGGACGGCCGCACGGCCCCAGAGCCCGATGAGGGCGATGGCGAGGACGAGGGACGGGAACGCGAGACTGATGTCGGCGACTCGCATCAGTGCGTCGTCGGTCTTGCCGCGGTGGTACCCGGCGAGCAGCCCGACGGGGACGCCGACGAACGCCGCCAACAACGTCCCGAGGACGCCGACCAGCAACGAGGTTCGCGCCCCGTAGATGACCCGCGAGAGCATGTCACGACCGAGCGCGTCCGTTCCGAGTGGGTAGCTGGCGTTCGCCGAGATGGTCCGCGTCTCGTTGACCAATCGTATCTCACCGTCCACGAACTCCGACGTCGTCGTGTTCGTGGTCTTCGAGAATCCCATCGGCGGGAGTTCGGACTGGTTGAGCCGCTGGGTGGTCGGGTTGTGTGGCGCCACGAACGGCGCGAACACCGCGACGAGGATGATGCCGACGACCAGCACCAGCCCCAGCTTGGCCAGCCCGCTCCGGCGGAACTCGCGTTTGAGGTTCCGCTTGACGCGCGGAGAGATGGAGAGTGCGGACCGGAGTGCGCCGAGTAACCTGTCGAGCACCATCAGTCGTACACCACCTGCGGGTTGACGTAGGCGTAGACGGCGTCGACGAGGATGTTCACGACGACGAACCCGGCCCCGATGACGATCAGACTGCCCTGCAACGCCGGCCAGTCACGGAGGTTGATACTGTCGATGACGAGGGTCCCAAGACCCGGCCACGCGAACACGGCTTCCGTGATGACCGCCCCGCCGATGAGGGTCCCCAGCTGGAGCCCGAGGACGGTGACGACGGGGATGAGCGTGTTCCGGAGCGCGTGCTTGTACCGGACCAGCGTCTCGGGGAGCCCCTTCGCACGAGCCGCACGCACGTAGGACTGGCCGAGCTGGTCCAGCATGCCCGACCGGGTGAGCCGGGTGATGAGCGCCGTGAAGTACGTCCCCAGTGTTATGGCCGGGAGTGTGATGAACGTCAGCCACGCGACGAGCGTGTCGAGGAACGGATCTCCCGTCCAGATGGCCGTGACCACGTCGCCGACGTTCACGCCGCGACCGCTCGTCCGGAAGATGTCGAGTTCCACCGAGAACACGAGCACGAGCATGATACCGAGCCAGAAGTTCGGCGTCGAGATGCCCCCCAGCGAGAAGAGCGTCGCGCCGTAGTCGACCGGCTCGTTCCGCCGGGTCGCACTGAGGACCCCTAGCGGGATGGAGATGACGATGGCGACCACCGTGGCGGCCACCGCCAGTTCGAGCGTGGCGGGGAGCTTCGAGAACACCAGCGTGGCGGCCTCCTGCCCCTTGATGTACGAGAACCCCATATCCCCGCGGAGCAGGTCGCCGACGTACTGGACGTACTGGACGTACAGTGGTTGGTCGAGACCGAGCTCCCGAGCGATGGCTCGCCGGGTCTCCTGCGAGGCGTCCAGCGGCGCGATGGCGTTGATGGGGCTCCCGGGAGTGACGAACCGGAGTCCGAACACCACAGTGATTACTCCCCACACGACCAGCACACCCTGTAGGACCCGCTTGAGCAGGAACCTACCGAGTGCCATCCTCACCTCCGACGGGGATGCATATCACGGTGTTATCTGAGCGTGGCGGTGTACGGGTCGATGATCTCATCGTTCCGCGGCTGCCAGTCGATGCGGTTGGAGACGCCGTAGACGCTGAACTGCTGGTGCAGGAACACCCAGGGTGCGAGGTCGTGGATGAACGCGTTCGCCTCCTGCAGTATCGCGGAGCGCTCGTCCGGGTCGGCCGTGCTCTGTGCATCCGCCATGTACTGGTCCACCTGGTCGTTCTCGAGGATGGTCAGCGCCCCGTCTGTCGCCAGCAGCGGGATGATGGTCTGTGCGGCGTCGAACTCGCCGTTACCCCAGCCGAGCAGGTTGAACGCCGGCTTGTCTTCGATGTTCCCGGTCGTCAGGTCCTGGACCAGCGAGGAGAATTCGCGCTGCTGGAGTTCACAGGAGACGTTCGAGAGCTGGTCGATCTGGTCGGCACAGGCCTGTGCGATCTCGACGTCCTTCAGGTACCGGCCGATGGGCGTCTGGAGCGTGATCTCGGCGCCGGCGAAGCCGGAATCCTCGACCAACTGCTCGGCCTGTTCGGGGTCGTACGGGTACGGTTCGATGTCGGGGTTGTGCCCGACGAACGGTTCCAGCGTCGGCTGGCCAGTGGGGGCACCGAACCCGTCCAAGACGTTCTCGATGATGCTGTTCAGGTCGACGGCGTAGTTCATCGCCTGACGGAACTCCTGGGACGTGAACGGCTCGACGTCGTAGCGCATCTGCAGGAAGATGATGCGCGTACTCGGGACCGGGGCGATACGTGCCGAGTCCGAGTTCTGGACCCTGCTGATCTCCTGGGGCGGCACGTTGACCGTGATGTCGCTCTCGCCCTGCAGGATACGGTTGACACGCGTGCTCGACTCGCTGGCCGCGTTCCACGTTAGCGTGCCGACGGGGGCCGCCCCGCGCCAGTGGTCCTCGAACCGCTCGAAGACGACCTCGTTGCCCGAGTCGTAGCTCGCGGCCGTGAACGGACCCGTCCCGTTCGTGTTCCGGTTGATGAAGTCGGTCCCGTTCTCCTCGACCCACGACTGCTGCATGACCTGCCCGTTGGTCGCGAACAGCTGGAATACGATGGGGTTGAGGCCGTCGAAGTTGACGGTCACCTCGCCGTCGCCTGGAACGACCTCACTGACCGCGCCGAGGTCGTTCTTCTGGGCGCTCGCGATGCCGACGTCGTCGAAGACGATCCGTCGGATGCTGTAGGCAACGTCCTCGGCTGTGAGCGGGTCACCGTTGTGGAAGGTGACACCCTCACGGAGCGTGAACCTGACAGTGCCCGGCTCGACGCGCTCCCACTCGCTCGCGATCCCCTCGACGATTCCACCCTGCTTGTCCCGGTCCAGGAGCCCGTCGTAGGCCTGGCTGACGATGTTGTCCGTCGGCGTCTCCGCGTGGTCCTGCGGGTCGAGGCCGGAGTCCATCTGCCCTGCCGTGACCGTCATGTCGAACGTCTCGACCTCCTCGCCGTCGCCACTCTCGGTGTCGGTCTCGGTCGGGGTCGGCTCGGGTGTGGAGTCGTCGCCCGGTTCCGGGGTCGGCTCGGGAGTCTGGTCGCCGTTGCCCGCACAGCCGGCGAGCGCTACGACCGCTCCGGCGCTACCGGTCGCCTTCAGGAACGTCCGTCGGTCCACGTCTTCGCGTGACATACCTCGTATTCACTAGTTCACTCCTATTAAATAGCGAGGGTGCGCTCCGGTCGTTTCGACTCCCTGGTGGATGGAACATCCTCCTCGAGGGCCGTCCCCCGGTCAGTTGAGTTCTGGGACGCGATACCGGTAGGGCTGGCCCTGGATGACCTCGACCTCGCCCGCCTGCGCTCGACGACCGAGGACCGTGGCCACGCGGTGCGGACTCTCGAAGGCGCTCCCCTGCCCGTGTTCCTCGAGCAGGTCGAGTATCTCGCGGGCGGTCAGGGGCTCGTCTGGTTCCGCGTCCGAGAGCACCGACCTGATGCGCTCGAACTCGCCCCGGCGTATGCGCATGTGTATGCACAACACCCCGAATGTCATAGAACCCCGTCAGACAGGCGTCCGACGGCGGTTCGGGCAGAATCGAGGGACGGCGGACCGACGGACACACTCACAGATGTCGGACGGATGTGTCTGGCCGTGGGTGACGCGCCGGGGCGAGCGGCGCGGCGTCGACACCCCGACTCCATAGTGATGGATAGTAGTACTTTCGGTTCGTGGGAAGTATCCACACGGCGCCGGTGTTCGGGTGAGGACCGGTCGAATCGCCCGGCTACACCGCCCGGTCGAACTCGTCCTCGAAGTCCCGCTCCGCGCGGTAGGCCTCGACGAACTCGCTCACGTCGAACTGGAGCATCTGCTCTTCGAACTGTGCCGCGACACTGCCGTCCTCGGCGTGGCTGATGGCGTGTTCCATCAGTTCGACGAGCAACTCGACGACGACCTCGTGGAGCCGCCGGGAGTCGAAGTCTGTCATCCAGACCAGCGTGTAGCCGACGGAGCCGTCCTCGCTCAGGTCGACGCTGGCCACGGCCTCGGGGAACTCCTCCAGCACCATCCCCATCACGTGGACGGTGCCGAACTCGTCCCAGTCGTCGCTGGTGTCGACCGTGACGCGGAGCACGTCGACGATGGACTCGGGGACCCACCGCGAGAGCGGGTGGACGTCCATCACGACAGCGTGTCGCTCCCCGCAGGCGCACTCGTAGTCCCGCAGGCCCATGTCGAGGTCGTGGACGGCGACGGTCCGTCCGCAGGGGAGGTCCAGTTCGGCCGTCTCCCCACCGGGGACGCGCGGTTCTGCCATACCCCCCGTTCGGGGGCCAGCGATTAAAAGGGGGCGATACGTGAGGTGTCGACCATCGGAGGCACCTCGGAGCCAGACGGTGGGCGACACGAGCCGTGGCGTGGTGCCTACGCCCGTCTTAGGGCTCCGGGATGTCGTCCGGGCCGAGCGCACCCACCTCGTCGTCTGCCGGCTCCGCCGCCGTGTGCGTCCGCAGTTGCTGGTAAGCGTTCGTCGTGGCGGCGATACCGAACAGCGCCACGATCGGGCCGACGAGGAGACCGATGGCCGTCCCGACGAGTGTGGGACCGCCGACGGCGGTCACGACGAGGCTGGGGAGGAGCCCGACGATGGCGACGACGACG includes the following:
- a CDS encoding DUF5815 family protein, coding for MAEPRVPGGETAELDLPCGRTVAVHDLDMGLRDYECACGERHAVVMDVHPLSRWVPESIVDVLRVTVDTSDDWDEFGTVHVMGMVLEEFPEAVASVDLSEDGSVGYTLVWMTDFDSRRLHEVVVELLVELMEHAISHAEDGSVAAQFEEQMLQFDVSEFVEAYRAERDFEDEFDRAV
- a CDS encoding ABC transporter substrate-binding protein is translated as MSREDVDRRTFLKATGSAGAVVALAGCAGNGDQTPEPTPEPGDDSTPEPTPTETDTESGDGEEVETFDMTVTAGQMDSGLDPQDHAETPTDNIVSQAYDGLLDRDKQGGIVEGIASEWERVEPGTVRFTLREGVTFHNGDPLTAEDVAYSIRRIVFDDVGIASAQKNDLGAVSEVVPGDGEVTVNFDGLNPIVFQLFATNGQVMQQSWVEENGTDFINRNTNGTGPFTAASYDSGNEVVFERFEDHWRGAAPVGTLTWNAASESSTRVNRILQGESDITVNVPPQEISRVQNSDSARIAPVPSTRIIFLQMRYDVEPFTSQEFRQAMNYAVDLNSIIENVLDGFGAPTGQPTLEPFVGHNPDIEPYPYDPEQAEQLVEDSGFAGAEITLQTPIGRYLKDVEIAQACADQIDQLSNVSCELQQREFSSLVQDLTTGNIEDKPAFNLLGWGNGEFDAAQTIIPLLATDGALTILENDQVDQYMADAQSTADPDERSAILQEANAFIHDLAPWVFLHQQFSVYGVSNRIDWQPRNDEIIDPYTATLR